TTCTTTTTTGCTTTTGGTGGTTATGGTATGACGATGAATAACAGTAGAAAGTTTTTTTATCGCTTTATCCATATCCGGGAACAGTCCTTTTGCCTCATCCGCTGAAGGATATATATAAACAGGTAAAATTTGTGTAAAATCATCTTTGTGATTTTTTTCGAGTCGGCTTACGGCATCTTTTACACTTTCATTTGCATAAAAATAGCCGTTGAAGCGGGAAGTGGTGTTATGAAAAGTTCTGGTCACAAAAGTATTGCGCTTTGTTGAGCAACCGGTTATAAACACCAAAAGCCCTGTGAAAAGAAGGGCGAAAAAAACACTTTTTAATATGTTGCCGCGTATCACTTAAATGCTTGCTGGTACAACGCTGGAAAGGCAAAATTATTATAATTTTTTGAGCATCCTTTCTATTCTTTTCTTTATTGCGAAACATTAGTGAATTTAAGGGATATAAAGGGGTATTTTTGCGATATTTACAACCCTTATGTCGCCCGAAACACATAAAAAGCGCAGTTTGTCGGAACGCCTGCGTGATCGTTACAGGTTGGTTATACTAAATGACTCTTCTTTTGAAGAGAAGTTTGTATTAAAATTAAAGCCATTATCACTGTTTATTGGTATTGGCGCTACAATTATTTTACTTATTGTTATTGTTATCAGCACTATTGCATTTACTCCCCTTCGGGAATATATTCCGGGGTATGCCGATATTACGATGCGCCGCTCCCTGATAAATCTCGCTGTAAGAGCCGATTCGCTGCAATACGAATTGGCCCTGAAAACACAATACATCGAAAATATTAATAATGTGATCAGCGGGAATATTAAACCGGACAGCATCCAGAACAAACGCGACACGACCAAAAACTATAAAGCCCTAATCATTGCCAGCCAGCCCTCAAAAGAAGATTCTATTTTGCGAAGCGAGGTAGAACACAAGGAGCGCTTTAGCCTTGCACAGAGTGATGGGAAGCCTGCAAATAATGGGATTTCCAGTTTTTTCTTTTTCACCCCTTTAAAGGGAACCGTTACAACGTCATTTAAAATTGCCGATGAACATTTCGGAGTGGACGTTGTTGCTAAAGAAAATGAAGCCATCAAATCAACACTTGACGGGACCGTTATATTGGCAGCGTGGACCACAGAAACCGGCTACACTGCGCAGGTACAGCATAGTAATAACCTGATCTCGGTGTATAAACATTGTTCGGCGTTAATGAAAAAAACGGGGGCTTTTGTAAAGGCGGGTGAAGTGATCGCAATTGTGGGTAATAGCGGCGAACAATCTACCGGTCCGCATTTGCATTTCGAATTATGGTATAATGGGAACCCGATCGATCCGCAGGATTATATGGTGTTTTAGTTAGGTGAAAAAGGAATTAGTTATTAAGTATATAATCAGTGCGAATGAAACCTGAAACCAAAAAACTTGCCATCCTGGGTTCTACCGGCTCCATTGGTACGCAGGCACTTGATGTAATTCGTGCGAATCCGGAAATGTTTTCTGTGGAAGTATTGACAGCAAATGGAAATGCGGATCTGCTTATCAAACAGGGGTTGGAATTTAATCCCAACATAGTTGTTATTGCAGATGACAGCAAATGGAAATTTGTAAAAGACGCATTGTTTGACAAAGGCATAAAAGTATTTACGGGCAATAGTGCGGTTGAACAGGTAGTACAAATGGATGAAATTGACATGGTGCTTGCTGCCATTGTGGGCTATGCCGGATTGGCGTCAACCCTAAGCGCGATAAAAGCAGGAAAGCAAATTGCATTGGCCAATAAAGAAACATTGGTTGTGGCAGGAGAGCTTGTTACCGCTCTTGCCAAAGAAAAGGGAATTAATATTTACCCGGTTGATTCAGAACATTCGGCTATTTTTCAATGTTTGGCGGGTGAATTCCACAACCCGGTTGAAAAAATATATTTAACCGCTTCCGGTGGACCTTTCCGGGGGAAGGACACAAAATATCTTTCAACGGTTACAAAAGCGCAGGCACTCAAACATCCCAACTGGGACATGGGAGCAAAAATTACCATCGACTCTGCAACCCTTATGAACAAAGGACT
The Bacteroidota bacterium DNA segment above includes these coding regions:
- a CDS encoding M23 family metallopeptidase, whose translation is MSPETHKKRSLSERLRDRYRLVILNDSSFEEKFVLKLKPLSLFIGIGATIILLIVIVISTIAFTPLREYIPGYADITMRRSLINLAVRADSLQYELALKTQYIENINNVISGNIKPDSIQNKRDTTKNYKALIIASQPSKEDSILRSEVEHKERFSLAQSDGKPANNGISSFFFFTPLKGTVTTSFKIADEHFGVDVVAKENEAIKSTLDGTVILAAWTTETGYTAQVQHSNNLISVYKHCSALMKKTGAFVKAGEVIAIVGNSGEQSTGPHLHFELWYNGNPIDPQDYMVF
- a CDS encoding 1-deoxy-D-xylulose-5-phosphate reductoisomerase; this translates as MKPETKKLAILGSTGSIGTQALDVIRANPEMFSVEVLTANGNADLLIKQGLEFNPNIVVIADDSKWKFVKDALFDKGIKVFTGNSAVEQVVQMDEIDMVLAAIVGYAGLASTLSAIKAGKQIALANKETLVVAGELVTALAKEKGINIYPVDSEHSAIFQCLAGEFHNPVEKIYLTASGGPFRGKDTKYLSTVTKAQALKHPNWDMGAKITIDSATLMNKGLEVIEAKWLFHLKPEQIDVIVHPQSIIHSIVQFQDGSMKAQMGLPDMKLPIQYALAYPNRLPSTFKRFNFLDYPNLTFEQPDKKAFRCLDLAFQAMNKGGNTACVLNAANEIAVAAFLQDKISFVKIADVIEQCMSKINFIAKPSYEDYVNTNKETRKFALTLL